The Acidobacteriota bacterium genome includes a region encoding these proteins:
- a CDS encoding c-type cytochrome, whose translation MRLALAIAAFVILIIHGLVFYDQFFHKWESYQTAYFDQARALAKTDTERAAVSGRKPRIEQTIVTTFGENRVDRCLTCHIGSDDPRFKEHAQPLRSHPFSEALGDRLLNGKWERRHKFSDFGCTVCHDGQGRGLETFYAHGEDHYWNDPLLGYVTQHDWRAEFKDKLKSTEFMQANCAQCHTEENFKSTPLVAQGRQLFFRKNCYGCHRIEGLSSGTLGPDLSEVGKKFKLDYLWESIVDPRANSKTSVMPQFKLSEAEIRALVTFLKSRRGINYSETSLDRYRATLAGKSTVGKVAQPGQPGAAATSVATASSVVATVPTAALGEKLINDKSCLACHKLGNQDGGVAPDLSFAGLVRDEQWFMEHFRDPRARVADSIMPSFGFPETDFLSITAYLKSLTTPPPFTSPAEFFKGTCARCHGEKGDGKGAIAVYLEPYPRDLTKAGFMNSKSDERLITSIKEGVAGTSMAPWGHVLNDEQVRSLLAYIRQTYVKDKQRPLKERDVPNTNPIAMSAESVTRGDQIFQQRCTGCHGKKADGKGPNSLDILPRPRNLHNADFLNATTDRRLFESILYGVQGTAMPPWVDYGLTKNDVGNLVNYLRSLNQNAQTTKTGNKH comes from the coding sequence ATGCGACTGGCACTGGCCATTGCAGCGTTCGTTATTCTGATTATTCACGGCTTGGTCTTTTACGACCAGTTCTTCCACAAATGGGAGAGCTATCAAACCGCCTATTTCGATCAGGCGCGCGCGCTGGCCAAGACGGACACGGAACGCGCTGCTGTCAGCGGACGCAAACCGCGTATCGAGCAAACCATCGTCACCACTTTTGGCGAAAACCGCGTGGATCGTTGTTTGACTTGTCACATCGGCAGCGATGATCCGCGCTTCAAGGAGCACGCCCAGCCGTTGCGGTCGCATCCGTTTTCTGAAGCGTTGGGCGACCGCCTGCTCAATGGCAAGTGGGAGCGGCGGCATAAATTTTCTGACTTTGGCTGCACGGTCTGTCACGACGGGCAAGGGCGTGGCTTGGAAACCTTCTACGCGCATGGCGAAGACCATTACTGGAACGACCCGCTCTTGGGTTATGTGACGCAACACGACTGGCGGGCGGAGTTCAAAGACAAACTCAAAAGCACTGAGTTCATGCAAGCCAACTGCGCGCAGTGCCACACCGAAGAGAATTTCAAGAGTACGCCGCTGGTCGCCCAGGGCCGTCAACTCTTCTTCCGGAAAAACTGTTATGGCTGCCATCGCATTGAAGGGTTGTCGAGCGGCACGCTCGGCCCTGATTTGAGCGAAGTCGGCAAGAAATTCAAGCTGGATTATCTGTGGGAATCTATCGTTGATCCGCGCGCCAACAGCAAGACTTCGGTGATGCCGCAGTTCAAACTGAGTGAGGCCGAAATCCGCGCCTTGGTCACTTTTCTAAAGAGTCGCCGTGGGATCAATTACTCAGAGACCTCGCTCGACCGGTATCGCGCCACTTTGGCCGGTAAAAGTACCGTTGGCAAAGTGGCCCAACCAGGTCAACCGGGGGCTGCGGCCACGTCCGTTGCGACTGCTTCGTCCGTGGTTGCAACGGTCCCCACCGCAGCCCTGGGCGAAAAGCTCATCAACGACAAATCCTGTCTGGCTTGCCACAAGCTAGGCAATCAGGATGGCGGCGTGGCGCCGGACTTGTCCTTTGCCGGCTTGGTGCGCGACGAGCAATGGTTCATGGAGCATTTCCGCGATCCGCGCGCGCGCGTGGCCGATTCGATCATGCCCTCGTTTGGTTTCCCGGAGACCGACTTTCTGTCCATCACGGCTTACTTGAAGAGCCTGACGACTCCGCCGCCGTTCACCTCGCCCGCCGAGTTTTTCAAAGGGACGTGTGCGCGTTGCCACGGCGAAAAGGGCGACGGCAAAGGCGCCATCGCGGTTTATCTCGAGCCGTATCCGCGCGACCTGACCAAAGCCGGTTTCATGAACAGCAAGTCGGATGAACGGCTCATCACTTCGATCAAAGAAGGTGTCGCGGGGACTTCGATGGCGCCGTGGGGGCACGTGCTGAATGACGAGCAGGTGCGCAGTTTGTTGGCTTACATCCGGCAAACGTATGTGAAAGACAAGCAACGCCCACTGAAAGAGCGCGATGTCCCGAATACCAATCCGATTGCAATGTCGGCGGAATCGGTGACGCGGGGCGATCAAATCTTCCAGCAACGTTGCACGGGCTGTCACGGGAAGAAGGCGGATGGCAAGGGGCCGAACTCGCTCGACATCCTGCCGCGCCCGCGCAATCTGCACAATGCTGATTTCCTGAACGCCACGACCGACCGCCGTTTATTCGAATCCATTCTCTACGGCGTGCAGGGTACTGCGATGCCGCCGTGGGTTGATTACGGCTTGACCAAGAACGATGTGGGGAATCTGGTCAATTATCTGAGGAGCTTGAACCAAAATGCCCAAACTACAAAGACTGGAAACAAGCACTAG
- a CDS encoding DUF3034 family protein encodes MNHKASITMPGSVSLRALFSILSLFIPLFAFTSSAAGQGLNWEGQTGAFITPFAYTSKSSNDNIGHPQVAFHFLNTGSVIGNNMQASITVGFLGHAEFGYTRSFNAAGKTAGLSPLFEGGFNTVHGKFNFVPENAAKTKWVPGLAAGFVARTQVRHVGAVLKAKDTANGDLYLVATKTVTQVKGLPFLLNFGVKATNASVFGIAGNAPDWQARAFGAAAIVVKGPSKSTLIFGSEFAQQPHFIKDLPGATVPTTLTYFVRIVPNGEVPFNLDFGVAQAVGKIAPGVDLKARNQLAMGLSYRF; translated from the coding sequence ATGAACCACAAAGCAAGCATTACCATGCCTGGTTCGGTCAGCTTACGCGCGCTGTTTTCAATTCTTTCTTTATTCATACCGCTCTTTGCCTTTACCAGCAGCGCGGCGGGCCAGGGGCTGAATTGGGAAGGCCAAACGGGTGCCTTCATTACACCGTTTGCCTATACCAGCAAATCATCAAACGACAACATTGGGCACCCGCAAGTCGCGTTTCACTTTCTCAACACGGGCAGCGTGATTGGCAACAACATGCAGGCTTCGATCACGGTTGGGTTTTTGGGACATGCCGAATTCGGTTATACCCGCTCATTCAACGCGGCGGGCAAAACGGCGGGGCTAAGCCCGCTGTTTGAGGGCGGCTTCAACACGGTGCACGGCAAGTTCAATTTCGTCCCCGAAAATGCCGCGAAGACGAAATGGGTGCCGGGCTTGGCGGCGGGCTTCGTGGCCCGCACGCAAGTGCGCCACGTGGGCGCGGTATTGAAAGCCAAAGACACCGCCAACGGTGATCTTTACCTGGTCGCCACCAAAACCGTGACGCAGGTCAAGGGGCTGCCGTTCCTGCTGAACTTCGGCGTCAAAGCGACCAACGCTTCGGTCTTTGGCATCGCGGGCAATGCGCCCGATTGGCAAGCCCGCGCGTTTGGCGCCGCCGCCATCGTGGTCAAAGGGCCGTCGAAGAGCACGTTGATTTTCGGTTCCGAATTCGCCCAGCAACCGCATTTCATCAAGGATCTGCCGGGCGCAACGGTGCCGACCACGCTGACCTATTTTGTGCGCATCGTGCCCAACGGCGAGGTGCCGTTCAATCTGGATTTCGGCGTGGCACAAGCGGTGGGCAAGATTGCTCCCGGTGTGGACCTCAAAGCCCGGAATCAACTTGCGATGGGCCTGAGCTATCGCTTCTGA
- a CDS encoding DUF1566 domain-containing protein — MPPLNRQQVLGWLAASISTALAGFWASWGAIENFHEGWYLTSFWRNVALMFGQYLMPMLLFVLIGAASVRWHKSGAASHLAGALLAAWFFGFDHSAPLLFIVTPLLLLALLYWFGQPEPRQWAQRLVVGLPVLIALGCMVEPVWRISGRVNDGNFGARLVEGNGVKLIWAPAGPGWPLNQEHAHETEMMNWAEAKERCLYLNAEGTALATEPQNIWRLPTVDEAVRSAARHGQNAGGIWDAQQTKAKYRIRPDKETPLWNPHSMVIYWWTATEIDAQRAWMIVYHGEVFPRQKRLAPAYFTFRCVKSPAS, encoded by the coding sequence ATGCCGCCACTGAATCGTCAACAAGTGCTGGGCTGGCTGGCCGCCTCGATCTCGACGGCGCTGGCGGGTTTTTGGGCCAGTTGGGGAGCCATCGAGAATTTTCACGAAGGTTGGTACCTGACGTCATTCTGGCGCAATGTCGCGCTGATGTTCGGACAATACCTGATGCCGATGCTGCTCTTCGTCTTGATCGGCGCGGCATCGGTACGCTGGCATAAAAGCGGCGCGGCGTCGCATCTGGCTGGTGCGCTGCTGGCCGCCTGGTTCTTTGGCTTCGATCATTCCGCGCCGCTGCTGTTCATCGTCACGCCGCTACTTCTGCTCGCCCTGCTGTATTGGTTCGGCCAACCTGAACCGCGCCAGTGGGCGCAGCGCCTGGTCGTGGGGCTGCCCGTGCTGATCGCGTTGGGTTGTATGGTGGAACCGGTCTGGCGCATCAGCGGGCGCGTCAACGATGGGAATTTCGGCGCGCGCTTGGTCGAAGGCAACGGCGTCAAACTCATCTGGGCGCCCGCTGGGCCGGGCTGGCCGTTGAACCAGGAACACGCCCACGAAACAGAAATGATGAACTGGGCCGAAGCCAAAGAGCGTTGTCTTTATCTCAATGCCGAGGGCACTGCATTAGCCACTGAACCGCAAAACATTTGGCGGCTGCCGACGGTAGACGAAGCCGTGCGATCAGCCGCGCGGCACGGACAAAATGCGGGCGGCATCTGGGACGCGCAGCAAACGAAGGCCAAATACCGGATTCGCCCTGACAAAGAAACGCCGTTATGGAACCCGCACTCAATGGTGATTTACTGGTGGACGGCGACGGAAATAGATGCGCAGCGCGCCTGGATGATCGTCTATCACGGCGAGGTTTTCCCCAGACAGAAACGCTTGGCCCCGGCATATTTCACGTTTCGTTGTGTAAAAAGCCCCGCCAGCTAA
- a CDS encoding cbb3-type cytochrome c oxidase subunit I gives MQAQASIGAAPISQAVRHNESLHEDTTAKLFLISSISYFFIVGIIALVIAAKFVWPGLMGTIPLLTYGRLRPLHVNGMLFGWLLAADMGLMYYVIPRLCGVKLWSEKLGAATAALWNFIILSAVVVLLLGFNQGLEYAELPTWLDVLVVVAWIMFGTNIFMTVATRKYLQMYVTIWYCLGTILWTAFVYLVGNFATLFTTGVNQANLNWMYVHNAVGLIFTPVGLAIAYYFIPKTANTPLHSHKLSMIGFWSLAFVYVWTGAHHMLHGPISQWLQTITIAFSVMLLIPVWVVVYNFFATMKGQWHQLRDNVPLKFLMSGVVFYLLTCFQGPMHSLRTVNAIVSKTDWIPGHAHMAVLGAFSFFAIAGCYYVVPRAFKTSLYSEALANWSFWLFLIGGLGFFVTLWLGGFWQGWQWNNPAIPFIDTVVALQPVWLVRFFSGILMFGGITTFAYNILATMMNSGGEETRPAIAAAA, from the coding sequence ATGCAAGCACAAGCCAGCATTGGCGCTGCGCCCATTTCCCAAGCGGTGCGGCACAACGAATCGCTGCACGAAGACACGACCGCAAAACTATTTCTCATCAGTTCGATTTCCTATTTCTTTATCGTGGGCATTATTGCGTTGGTCATTGCGGCCAAGTTTGTCTGGCCCGGGTTGATGGGGACGATCCCGTTGCTGACCTACGGGCGGCTGCGCCCTTTGCACGTCAACGGTATGCTGTTCGGCTGGCTGCTGGCGGCGGATATGGGGCTGATGTATTACGTCATCCCGCGTTTGTGCGGCGTCAAACTGTGGAGCGAGAAACTCGGCGCGGCGACGGCGGCGCTCTGGAATTTCATCATTCTAAGTGCCGTGGTGGTGTTGCTGTTGGGGTTCAATCAGGGACTGGAATACGCCGAACTGCCGACCTGGCTGGATGTGCTGGTAGTCGTGGCCTGGATTATGTTCGGCACGAATATCTTCATGACCGTCGCCACCCGCAAGTATCTACAAATGTACGTCACCATCTGGTATTGCCTGGGCACCATCTTGTGGACGGCGTTTGTTTACTTGGTTGGCAACTTCGCGACGCTCTTCACCACGGGCGTCAACCAGGCCAACCTGAACTGGATGTATGTGCACAACGCGGTCGGCTTGATCTTTACGCCGGTCGGCCTGGCCATCGCCTATTACTTCATTCCCAAAACCGCGAACACGCCGCTGCATAGCCACAAACTTTCGATGATCGGCTTCTGGTCGCTGGCATTTGTCTATGTCTGGACGGGCGCGCATCACATGCTTCACGGGCCGATTTCGCAATGGCTGCAAACGATCACGATTGCCTTTTCGGTGATGCTGCTGATTCCGGTGTGGGTCGTGGTCTACAACTTCTTTGCGACGATGAAGGGCCAGTGGCATCAACTGCGCGACAATGTGCCGCTGAAGTTCTTGATGTCGGGCGTGGTGTTTTACCTGCTGACCTGTTTCCAAGGGCCGATGCATAGTCTGCGCACGGTCAATGCCATCGTTTCCAAGACCGACTGGATTCCAGGCCACGCGCATATGGCCGTGCTGGGCGCGTTTTCGTTCTTCGCGATTGCCGGCTGCTATTACGTCGTGCCGCGCGCTTTCAAAACCAGCCTCTATTCCGAGGCGCTGGCCAATTGGAGTTTTTGGCTCTTCCTGATTGGCGGTCTGGGCTTCTTTGTGACGTTATGGCTGGGCGGATTCTGGCAAGGCTGGCAATGGAATAACCCGGCGATTCCGTTCATTGATACGGTTGTCGCCTTGCAACCGGTCTGGCTGGTGCGCTTCTTCTCTGGCATCTTGATGTTCGGCGGCATCACGACCTTTGCCTACAACATTCTGGCGACGATGATGAACAGCGGCGGCGAAGAGACGCGCCCGGCTATAGCCGCAGCCGCGTAG
- a CDS encoding FAD-dependent monooxygenase, translating into MSIIETDILIVGGGVAGAALACALRHQNYRITLVEQRKEKLDTARGDHFQPYTVELLARWGVLDKFFARGAGKRIAHEFRTAAGETLLAVKYDELPISYPYFLVFHHDLIAELFLELAAENPNFVKLQPVVARQFEADDKGIHALTVTLPNGETATIKPHLVIGADGASSSVRAALHFTALEHAYQHPMVALFGTRPATLKPDDYFFRYAGRTGMLVIQQRMDNRIKVTLPVGAEGISWWKKSTPAERAQVLSERAHILRDFDSEIAGFYPVKMVHCHEYVKGNVALIGDAAHAIHPARGQGLNMGLQSLPKLIEALPAPTKIGHPDILRWDLQLYQNFQKPLYDRIIARNHEAALAMDASAEGDVAALMRQQDEQIRQIHTQPELRRLHLLETTGYPFGIPGKEEIDYQA; encoded by the coding sequence ATGTCAATCATCGAAACCGACATCTTGATTGTGGGTGGCGGCGTGGCTGGTGCGGCGCTGGCCTGTGCATTACGGCATCAGAATTACCGCATCACGCTGGTGGAGCAACGCAAGGAGAAACTCGACACCGCGCGGGGCGACCACTTTCAACCGTACACGGTCGAGTTGCTGGCGCGTTGGGGTGTGCTGGACAAGTTTTTTGCGCGCGGCGCGGGCAAGCGCATTGCGCACGAGTTTCGCACCGCTGCGGGCGAGACTTTGCTGGCGGTGAAATATGATGAATTGCCGATTTCGTATCCGTACTTTTTGGTCTTTCATCACGACTTGATCGCCGAGTTGTTTCTGGAACTGGCGGCAGAGAATCCGAATTTTGTGAAGTTGCAGCCGGTCGTCGCGCGCCAGTTCGAGGCCGATGACAAAGGCATTCACGCGTTGACGGTGACGCTGCCCAATGGCGAGACCGCCACGATCAAGCCGCACCTCGTCATCGGCGCGGATGGGGCCAGTTCAAGCGTGCGCGCGGCGTTGCATTTCACGGCGCTTGAACATGCCTATCAACATCCGATGGTGGCGTTATTCGGGACACGCCCGGCGACGTTGAAACCGGATGATTATTTCTTTCGCTACGCCGGTCGCACCGGCATGCTGGTGATTCAACAACGCATGGATAACCGCATCAAGGTTACGTTGCCGGTGGGCGCTGAGGGCATCAGTTGGTGGAAGAAATCCACGCCGGCGGAACGCGCCCAGGTGTTGTCGGAACGGGCGCACATCCTGCGCGACTTCGACTCAGAGATTGCCGGGTTTTATCCCGTCAAGATGGTGCATTGCCACGAATATGTGAAAGGCAATGTGGCCTTGATCGGCGATGCCGCGCACGCCATTCACCCGGCGCGCGGACAGGGGCTGAACATGGGTTTGCAGAGCTTGCCCAAGTTGATCGAAGCGCTGCCGGCGCCGACCAAGATAGGCCATCCCGACATCTTGCGTTGGGATTTGCAGCTCTATCAAAACTTTCAGAAGCCGCTTTACGACCGCATCATCGCGCGCAACCACGAGGCGGCGCTGGCGATGGACGCTTCGGCGGAAGGCGATGTGGCCGCTTTGATGCGGCAGCAGGATGAACAGATTCGCCAGATTCACACGCAGCCTGAGTTGCGGCGGCTGCATTTGCTCGAAACGACTGGCTACCCGTTCGGCATTCCGGGCAAAGAGGAAATTGATTATCAGGCTTGA
- a CDS encoding cbb3-type cytochrome c oxidase subunit II, which translates to MLHKADYSAVAFVVAALGLFFIGGLLTTVVPPIVDKSWAKPFENSDPSKGVTGKLEPYTAQQLKGRAVYVREGCWYCHTQQTRTLLADTKRSGWKGVDSPVSTPDEFVYDSPHLFGTKRTGPDLSRVGGKYDEQWHRTHFRNPRDLVPGSIMPPFPWIVNNEEEFQALVTYLQTLGRAKNWRPDNDYEK; encoded by the coding sequence ATGCTACATAAAGCTGATTACAGCGCAGTTGCTTTCGTCGTGGCCGCCTTGGGGCTGTTTTTCATCGGTGGCTTGCTGACGACCGTCGTGCCGCCCATTGTGGACAAAAGCTGGGCCAAGCCGTTTGAGAACAGTGATCCCAGCAAAGGCGTCACTGGCAAGCTCGAACCTTACACCGCTCAGCAGTTGAAAGGCCGCGCGGTTTATGTGCGCGAAGGTTGCTGGTATTGCCATACGCAACAGACGCGCACATTGCTGGCTGACACCAAACGTTCAGGGTGGAAAGGCGTAGATTCGCCGGTTTCGACGCCGGATGAATTCGTCTATGACAGTCCGCATCTGTTCGGCACCAAGCGTACAGGGCCTGATCTCTCGCGCGTGGGCGGCAAATACGATGAGCAATGGCATCGCACGCACTTCCGCAATCCGCGCGATCTGGTGCCGGGTTCGATCATGCCGCCCTTCCCCTGGATCGTGAATAACGAAGAAGAATTCCAGGCCCTGGTGACCTATTTGCAAACACTCGGACGCGCCAAGAATTGGCGGCCTGATAATGATTATGAGAAATAG
- the ppk2 gene encoding polyphosphate kinase 2 — MLEALRTKQFDVRRFKQVVNYEAELEKLQIELVKLQRWVQERQRRLAIIFEGRDAAGKGGTIRRFTEHLNPRAMRVVALPKPSDEEMGQWYFQRYMKQLPNKGEIVFFDRSWYNRAVVEPVNGFCSHEQYDRFMRQVPEFEHMLYEDGISIIKFWFSISKAEQLKRFKSRDKNPLKQWKLSPIDAKAQELWEPYTKYKELMFSKTHTSFSPWIIVKANNKMKARLESIRYVLSTIDYAGKDKAGISLFADPNIVSRFHRSVVNLD; from the coding sequence ATGCTGGAAGCGCTGCGGACGAAGCAATTCGATGTTCGCCGCTTCAAACAGGTCGTGAACTATGAGGCGGAACTCGAAAAGTTGCAGATCGAGTTGGTCAAGCTGCAACGCTGGGTGCAGGAGCGCCAACGCCGTCTCGCGATCATCTTTGAAGGCCGCGATGCCGCGGGCAAAGGCGGCACGATTCGCCGCTTCACCGAGCATCTGAACCCGCGCGCCATGCGCGTCGTCGCGTTGCCCAAACCCAGCGATGAAGAGATGGGGCAATGGTACTTTCAGCGTTACATGAAACAACTGCCGAACAAAGGCGAAATCGTGTTCTTTGACCGCAGTTGGTACAACCGCGCCGTCGTTGAGCCGGTCAATGGCTTTTGCTCGCACGAACAGTATGATCGCTTTATGCGTCAGGTGCCGGAGTTCGAGCACATGCTTTACGAAGACGGGATTTCCATCATCAAGTTTTGGTTTTCGATTTCCAAAGCCGAGCAACTCAAACGCTTCAAATCCCGCGACAAAAACCCCCTCAAACAATGGAAGCTCTCGCCCATTGATGCCAAAGCCCAGGAATTGTGGGAACCCTACACCAAATACAAAGAGTTGATGTTCAGCAAGACGCACACGTCGTTCAGCCCGTGGATCATCGTCAAGGCGAATAACAAGATGAAAGCGCGGCTCGAAAGCATCCGCTATGTGCTTTCGACGATTGATTACGCGGGCAAGGACAAGGCGGGCATCTCGCTCTTTGCCGATCCGAACATCGTCAGCCGCTTCCATCGTTCCGTCGTCAACCTCGATTGA